Proteins encoded together in one Pyxicephalus adspersus unplaced genomic scaffold, UCB_Pads_2.0 Sca213, whole genome shotgun sequence window:
- the LOC140344935 gene encoding uncharacterized protein, whose product MKSYKDEEKLKLDQFLSDLALFGSLQGFRYFQPWLRGREEILLTVVNDDLSCPFLRSPGSLTSDVSGHLPTYNSGQSTPRASALLPPASPCDREIAIPETHCTLFLLAAYAKYGHPYVWVRSNHQRFSGTELCDRDSPLTLPCYSEWDTKDVGVWHVVWDVVGTCVTPPPRNPLAVDFTYLKSLPLPERSLSSGALVSFFQSLLLREPRGTPLYTYVLEDLLDLTRLHAQTLQDLKEQNLIKNLL is encoded by the exons GACGAAGAAAAGCTGAAACTGGACCAGTTTCTCTCTGACTTGGCCCTTTTTGGATCACTACAG GGGTTCCGATACTTCCAGCCATGGCTGAGGGGACGGGAGGAGATTCTGCTTACAGTGGTGAACGATGATCTG AGCTGCCCGTTTCTGCGCTCGCCAGGGTCCCTCACCAGCGATGTCAGTGGTCATCTGCCAACATACAACAGTGGCCAGTCCACTCCCAG AGCATCTGCCCTGTTACCCCCTGCCTCTCCTTGTGATAGAGAAATCGCTATTCCG gaaACACATTGCACCCTGTTTTTGTTGGCTGCCTATGCCAAATATGGTCACCCCTATGTCTGGGTCCGGTCCAATCACCAGAGATTTAGTGGGACGGAGCTTTGCGACAGGGACTCTCCTCTGACGCTACCGTGTTACTCCGAGTGGGAcacaaaag ATGTTGGCGTGTGGCATGTGGTATGGGATGTTGTTGGCACATGTGTGACTCCACCCCCGCGGAACCCTCTTGCTGTGGATTTTACATATTTGAAGTCTCTTCCGCTTCCAGAGCGATCTCTGTCATCAGGAGCACTGGTCAGCTTTTTCCAGTCGTTACTCCTACGGGAGCCCAGAGGGACACCGTTGTACACCTATG TTTTAGAAGATCTCCTGGACCTCACGCGGCTCCACGCTCAGACTCTCCAAGACCTCAAAGAGCAGAATCTCATCAAAAATCTTCTCTGA